A part of Strix aluco isolate bStrAlu1 chromosome 21, bStrAlu1.hap1, whole genome shotgun sequence genomic DNA contains:
- the CCDC40 gene encoding coiled-coil domain-containing protein 40 isoform X1: MEEAPGALAEGSGMEFGSGEQDAIRVPSHLAVEAAEGENGNGNEEEESVPLEDQKETFPPAERDGYGATELSVGSAEEKSPETFLDKVELDSCPPELGDMEQPLTDRGIPSLPPGAPPRASAATVELSSCAESESAFEQFGQLTSEEEWQQHGAEEQEISRSEETELVVLDPEHPLMRRFQAALKNFLTKQMEKVNLELQELRMATRKGRVQREELGVILYGAQQQLARLQMELEKSHERRSQAAAARRQLEEELEGLRLTYKKMCHNTDDERKKVSAMQTQAENLALHLFYMQNMDEDMHHNILLMKQSTKKAEAEKVQAEVEKKKQDLLLDRLTRKAHELQEQIALFEAQFVAQAEDTKVTRQAVNEACTEVQAINMEKKRLMNHWNSSLAGMKQRDEAYIAAQELLSKYRHDLKSLEMDIHGCRKSIRKEEEKNELLVTILSRSENDANTTKKLLAQCLSQQEALKAESGTYARVLHETEQALSRTKMDQAAHLNELLSISKGIEKGMDANAQLENEIMAKVQDQMVSSKATKHFSQLAARLRRRKTDLELHFSKAENDTAQVILNAAHTSCRLTILQKTLCELDKEIKNVRDLISHSESEIAKCSLLTESKRRVISQYNKRLETILSQQGGQELGPLEIEINKLTKEIEECNSEVMTLQTYWLNQQKELVKLTHEREEQRASLDMLKKQITVMQQKKVRTENKIQQETKEQKDIEHHMKNMSNDLIKLNVLINKNNSSCEELRHSNMITENEFVRSLKAAEKESVEMQERHSQLSEEKDRLLNSLLEAEHQIMLWEKKIQLAREMRAAVDSETGRGEVQAMRTEIHRMQVRYGQLMKQQEKMIRDMEASVSRREAIAVRGEGQNKTDKKRITKRDFHRGKEELRKKISETQKNTQGCNKTLLELESTQASLSAAFSEKQQELLRLQAECHGLDSDAERLRDEKQWNLLEIVAYQTRQKHLQALKEGKYTPLCRTEQAWRNKQQELRARLRTIAAITRRAQQEHPRHQRPLQRLRQRLESRLGSLEA; this comes from the exons ATGGAGGAGGCCCCCGGTGCCCTAGCAGAGGGATCTGGGATGGAATTCGGCTCCGGTGAGCAGGATGCAATCAGAGTTCCATCGCATCTTGCTGTGGAG GCGGCAGAGGGAGAGAACGGGAACGGCAATGAGGAGGAAGAGTCTGTTCCTCTGGAGGACCAAAAAGAGACGTTTCCCCCAGCAGAAAGAGACGGCTACGGAGCTACCGAGCTGTCTGTTGGTTCTGCAGAA GAAAAATCTCCTGAGACTTTCTTGGACAAAGTGGAATTAGACAGTTGTCCTCCTGAACTGGGTGACATGGAGCAGCCACTAACAGACAGAGGaatcccctcccttcccccaggaGCTCCTCCACGGGCATCTGCAGCGACAGTGGAGTTGAGCAGCTGCGCAGAGTCAG AGTCTGCCTTTGAGCAATTTGGTCAGCTTACTAGTGAGGAGGAATGGCAGCAGCATGGAGCTGAGGAACAGGAAATAAGCAGAAGTGAAGAAACAGAACTGGTTGTCTTGGATCCAGAACAT CCTCTGATGAGAAGATTCCAGGCTGCCCTGAAGAATTTCCTTACCAAGCAGATGGAAAAAGTGAACCTAGAACTTCAGGAACTG AGGATGGCGACAAGGAAGGGCAGAGTGCAAAGAGAAGAGCTTGGGGTGATTCTTTACGGGGCGCAGCAGCAGCTGGCGCGTCTGCAGATGGAGCTGGAGAAGAGCCATGAGCGCCGCTCTCAGGCGGCCGCAGCGCGTCGGCAGCTGGAAGAGGAACTGGAGGGCCTCAGGCTGACTTACAAGAAAATGTGTCACAACACGGATGATGAACGCAAGAAAG ttTCTGCAATGCAGACCCAGGCTGAAAACCTGGCCTTGCATCTCTTCTACATGCAGAATATGGACGAGGATATGCATCATAATATTTTACTAATGAAACAGTCGACAAAGAAGGCTGAGGCAGAGAAAGTCCAGGCtgaggtggaaaagaaaaaacag GATCTTTTACTAGACCGCTTAACAAGAAAAGCCCACGAACTACAAGAACAAATTGCTCTGTTTGAAGCCCAGTTTGTGGCCCAGGCAGAGGACACAAAAGTAACTCGGCAAGCAGTAAATGAG GCTTGTACGGAGGTGCAGGCTATTAACATGGAGAAGAAGCGATTGATGAACCACTGGAATAGCAGCTTGGCTGGAATGAAGCAAAGAGATGAGGCCTATATTGCTGCACAAGAACTGCTGAG CAAGTACAGACATGACCTCAAGTCCCTAGAAATGGACATCCACGGCTGTAGAAAGTCGatcaggaaggaggaggagaagaatgAGTTGCTTGTCACCATCCTGAGCCGTTCTGAGAACGATGCCAACACTACAAAGAAACTGCTTGCCCAGTGCCTTTCGCAGCAGGAGGCCTTGAAGGCTGAATCTGGCACCTACGCTCGTGTTCTCCATGAGACGGAGCAGGCCCTCAGCAGGACCAAGATG GATCAAGCTGCTCATCTGAATGAGTTGCTGTCCATCAGTAAGGGTATAGAGAAAGGAATGGATGCCAACGCACAGTTGGAGAATGAAATCATGGCAAAGGTTCAGGACCAGATGGTGTCCAGCAAAGCCACAAAGCACTTCTCACAGCTGGCTGCAAGACTCCgtagaagaaaaacagatctg GAGCTGCATTTTTCCAAGGCTGAGAATGATACAGCCCAGGTTATTCTGAATGCAGCTCATACCAGCTGCAGGCTGACAATCCTCCAAAAAACACTTTGTGAGCTGGACAAGGAAATCAAAAATGTCCGTGATCTGATCAGCCACAGCGAAAGTGAGATTGCAAAGTGCAGTCTCCTGACTGAGAGCAAGCGGCGGGTCATCAGCCAGTACAACAAGAGGTTGGAGACGATTCTTTCTCAGCAGGGG GGGCAAGAATTGGGACCCCTGGAAATTGAGATCAACAAGTTGACCAAGGAGATAGAAGAATGTAATTCTGAGGTGATGACACTGCAGACGTACTGGCTCAATCAGCAGAAAGAGCTGGTCAAGCTAACTCACGAACGGGAGGAACAAAGAGCCTCCCTGGATATGTTAAAGAAACAGATCACAGTGATGCAGCAGAAGAAAGTGCGCACTGAAA ATAAAATTCAGcaggaaacaaaagaacagaaagacaTCGAACATCACATGAAGAACATGTCAAATGACTTGATAAAGTTGAATGTGTTGATCAACAAGAACAACAGCAGCTGCGAGGAGCTGCGGCACAGCAACATGATCACAGAGAATGAGTTTGTGCGCTCCCTCAAG GCAGCAGAAAAAGAATCAGTTGAGATGCAGGAGAGGCACAGTCAGTTGAGTGAGGAGAAGGACAGACTCCTGAACAGCCTGCTGGAAGCAGA GCATCAAATCATGCTGTGGGAGAAGAAGATCCAGCTGGCAAGAGAGATGCGTGCAGCCGTGGATTCTGAGACAGGACGAGGCGAAGTCCAAGCCATGAGAACAGAGATTCATAGGATGCAG GTCCGCTATGGCCAGCTGATGAAGCAGCAGGAGAAGATGATTCGTGATATGGAGGCATCTGTTTCTCGTAGAGAGGCGATAGCAGTTCGTGGGGAGGGCCAGAACAAAACAGATAAGAAACGGATCACCAAGAGGGACTTTCACCGCGGGAAAGAGGAGCTGAGAAAGAAGATCAGCGAAACCCAGAAG aaCACTCAAGGCTGCAACAAAACCCTCCTGGAGCTGGAGAGCACCCAAGCGTCCCTGAGTGCCGCCTTCTCGgaaaagcagcaggagctgctcaggCTGCAGGCTGAGTGCCACGGCCTCGATTCGGACGCAGAACGTCTTCGGGACGAGAAGCAATGG AACCTCTTGGAGATTGTGGCCTACCAGACTCGCCAGAAGCACCTGCAGGCCCTGAAGGAAGGGAAATACACTCCCCTCTGCCGCACCGAACAGGCCTGGAGGAAcaagcagcaggagctgcggGCCCGGCTCCGGACCATCGCTGCCATCACCCGCCGGGCCCAGCAGGAGCATCCCCGGCACCAGCGGCCGCTCCAGCGGCTCCGGCAGCGCCTGGAATCCCGGCTCGGCTCCCTGGAAGCCTGA
- the CCDC40 gene encoding coiled-coil domain-containing protein 40 isoform X2 — MEEAPGALAEGSGMEFGSGEQDAIRVPSHLAVEEKSPETFLDKVELDSCPPELGDMEQPLTDRGIPSLPPGAPPRASAATVELSSCAESESAFEQFGQLTSEEEWQQHGAEEQEISRSEETELVVLDPEHPLMRRFQAALKNFLTKQMEKVNLELQELRMATRKGRVQREELGVILYGAQQQLARLQMELEKSHERRSQAAAARRQLEEELEGLRLTYKKMCHNTDDERKKVSAMQTQAENLALHLFYMQNMDEDMHHNILLMKQSTKKAEAEKVQAEVEKKKQDLLLDRLTRKAHELQEQIALFEAQFVAQAEDTKVTRQAVNEACTEVQAINMEKKRLMNHWNSSLAGMKQRDEAYIAAQELLSKYRHDLKSLEMDIHGCRKSIRKEEEKNELLVTILSRSENDANTTKKLLAQCLSQQEALKAESGTYARVLHETEQALSRTKMDQAAHLNELLSISKGIEKGMDANAQLENEIMAKVQDQMVSSKATKHFSQLAARLRRRKTDLELHFSKAENDTAQVILNAAHTSCRLTILQKTLCELDKEIKNVRDLISHSESEIAKCSLLTESKRRVISQYNKRLETILSQQGGQELGPLEIEINKLTKEIEECNSEVMTLQTYWLNQQKELVKLTHEREEQRASLDMLKKQITVMQQKKVRTENKIQQETKEQKDIEHHMKNMSNDLIKLNVLINKNNSSCEELRHSNMITENEFVRSLKAAEKESVEMQERHSQLSEEKDRLLNSLLEAEHQIMLWEKKIQLAREMRAAVDSETGRGEVQAMRTEIHRMQVRYGQLMKQQEKMIRDMEASVSRREAIAVRGEGQNKTDKKRITKRDFHRGKEELRKKISETQKNTQGCNKTLLELESTQASLSAAFSEKQQELLRLQAECHGLDSDAERLRDEKQWNLLEIVAYQTRQKHLQALKEGKYTPLCRTEQAWRNKQQELRARLRTIAAITRRAQQEHPRHQRPLQRLRQRLESRLGSLEA; from the exons ATGGAGGAGGCCCCCGGTGCCCTAGCAGAGGGATCTGGGATGGAATTCGGCTCCGGTGAGCAGGATGCAATCAGAGTTCCATCGCATCTTGCTGTGGAG GAAAAATCTCCTGAGACTTTCTTGGACAAAGTGGAATTAGACAGTTGTCCTCCTGAACTGGGTGACATGGAGCAGCCACTAACAGACAGAGGaatcccctcccttcccccaggaGCTCCTCCACGGGCATCTGCAGCGACAGTGGAGTTGAGCAGCTGCGCAGAGTCAG AGTCTGCCTTTGAGCAATTTGGTCAGCTTACTAGTGAGGAGGAATGGCAGCAGCATGGAGCTGAGGAACAGGAAATAAGCAGAAGTGAAGAAACAGAACTGGTTGTCTTGGATCCAGAACAT CCTCTGATGAGAAGATTCCAGGCTGCCCTGAAGAATTTCCTTACCAAGCAGATGGAAAAAGTGAACCTAGAACTTCAGGAACTG AGGATGGCGACAAGGAAGGGCAGAGTGCAAAGAGAAGAGCTTGGGGTGATTCTTTACGGGGCGCAGCAGCAGCTGGCGCGTCTGCAGATGGAGCTGGAGAAGAGCCATGAGCGCCGCTCTCAGGCGGCCGCAGCGCGTCGGCAGCTGGAAGAGGAACTGGAGGGCCTCAGGCTGACTTACAAGAAAATGTGTCACAACACGGATGATGAACGCAAGAAAG ttTCTGCAATGCAGACCCAGGCTGAAAACCTGGCCTTGCATCTCTTCTACATGCAGAATATGGACGAGGATATGCATCATAATATTTTACTAATGAAACAGTCGACAAAGAAGGCTGAGGCAGAGAAAGTCCAGGCtgaggtggaaaagaaaaaacag GATCTTTTACTAGACCGCTTAACAAGAAAAGCCCACGAACTACAAGAACAAATTGCTCTGTTTGAAGCCCAGTTTGTGGCCCAGGCAGAGGACACAAAAGTAACTCGGCAAGCAGTAAATGAG GCTTGTACGGAGGTGCAGGCTATTAACATGGAGAAGAAGCGATTGATGAACCACTGGAATAGCAGCTTGGCTGGAATGAAGCAAAGAGATGAGGCCTATATTGCTGCACAAGAACTGCTGAG CAAGTACAGACATGACCTCAAGTCCCTAGAAATGGACATCCACGGCTGTAGAAAGTCGatcaggaaggaggaggagaagaatgAGTTGCTTGTCACCATCCTGAGCCGTTCTGAGAACGATGCCAACACTACAAAGAAACTGCTTGCCCAGTGCCTTTCGCAGCAGGAGGCCTTGAAGGCTGAATCTGGCACCTACGCTCGTGTTCTCCATGAGACGGAGCAGGCCCTCAGCAGGACCAAGATG GATCAAGCTGCTCATCTGAATGAGTTGCTGTCCATCAGTAAGGGTATAGAGAAAGGAATGGATGCCAACGCACAGTTGGAGAATGAAATCATGGCAAAGGTTCAGGACCAGATGGTGTCCAGCAAAGCCACAAAGCACTTCTCACAGCTGGCTGCAAGACTCCgtagaagaaaaacagatctg GAGCTGCATTTTTCCAAGGCTGAGAATGATACAGCCCAGGTTATTCTGAATGCAGCTCATACCAGCTGCAGGCTGACAATCCTCCAAAAAACACTTTGTGAGCTGGACAAGGAAATCAAAAATGTCCGTGATCTGATCAGCCACAGCGAAAGTGAGATTGCAAAGTGCAGTCTCCTGACTGAGAGCAAGCGGCGGGTCATCAGCCAGTACAACAAGAGGTTGGAGACGATTCTTTCTCAGCAGGGG GGGCAAGAATTGGGACCCCTGGAAATTGAGATCAACAAGTTGACCAAGGAGATAGAAGAATGTAATTCTGAGGTGATGACACTGCAGACGTACTGGCTCAATCAGCAGAAAGAGCTGGTCAAGCTAACTCACGAACGGGAGGAACAAAGAGCCTCCCTGGATATGTTAAAGAAACAGATCACAGTGATGCAGCAGAAGAAAGTGCGCACTGAAA ATAAAATTCAGcaggaaacaaaagaacagaaagacaTCGAACATCACATGAAGAACATGTCAAATGACTTGATAAAGTTGAATGTGTTGATCAACAAGAACAACAGCAGCTGCGAGGAGCTGCGGCACAGCAACATGATCACAGAGAATGAGTTTGTGCGCTCCCTCAAG GCAGCAGAAAAAGAATCAGTTGAGATGCAGGAGAGGCACAGTCAGTTGAGTGAGGAGAAGGACAGACTCCTGAACAGCCTGCTGGAAGCAGA GCATCAAATCATGCTGTGGGAGAAGAAGATCCAGCTGGCAAGAGAGATGCGTGCAGCCGTGGATTCTGAGACAGGACGAGGCGAAGTCCAAGCCATGAGAACAGAGATTCATAGGATGCAG GTCCGCTATGGCCAGCTGATGAAGCAGCAGGAGAAGATGATTCGTGATATGGAGGCATCTGTTTCTCGTAGAGAGGCGATAGCAGTTCGTGGGGAGGGCCAGAACAAAACAGATAAGAAACGGATCACCAAGAGGGACTTTCACCGCGGGAAAGAGGAGCTGAGAAAGAAGATCAGCGAAACCCAGAAG aaCACTCAAGGCTGCAACAAAACCCTCCTGGAGCTGGAGAGCACCCAAGCGTCCCTGAGTGCCGCCTTCTCGgaaaagcagcaggagctgctcaggCTGCAGGCTGAGTGCCACGGCCTCGATTCGGACGCAGAACGTCTTCGGGACGAGAAGCAATGG AACCTCTTGGAGATTGTGGCCTACCAGACTCGCCAGAAGCACCTGCAGGCCCTGAAGGAAGGGAAATACACTCCCCTCTGCCGCACCGAACAGGCCTGGAGGAAcaagcagcaggagctgcggGCCCGGCTCCGGACCATCGCTGCCATCACCCGCCGGGCCCAGCAGGAGCATCCCCGGCACCAGCGGCCGCTCCAGCGGCTCCGGCAGCGCCTGGAATCCCGGCTCGGCTCCCTGGAAGCCTGA